In Rosa chinensis cultivar Old Blush chromosome 1, RchiOBHm-V2, whole genome shotgun sequence, a genomic segment contains:
- the LOC112171042 gene encoding putative receptor-like protein kinase At3g47110 codes for MESFTYLHVILFINFLQLTTVVSSFGNETDRLALLKFKDCIASDPDGLLNSWNDSVYYCKWPGIACGRRHQRVTAVYLPHAALHGTISPYIGNLSFLRFINLQNNSFSSKIPQQVEHLFRLRHLNLDTNMLEGGIPVNLTFCAELSIINIGRNRLTGKIPSEIGSLMKLVYLDFQINNLTGGIPPSLGNLSSITVLFMEENNLVGTVPEALGRLRSLSIFGIGLNNLSGLIPPSLFNISSMNAFSISYNKFKGSIPRLNMPNLQILYLAGNEFSGQIPASLSNASQLQKLDFGENNFVGQLPVSFGNFPNLQRLRITKNNLGTNSSNDLGFITSLTNCSDLLQLSLSKNNFGGVLPNSVANLSTQLTQLYLAGNQIEGMIPETLENLSNLIVLSLQENLFTGTIPASLGKLQKLQILYLHSNRLSSRFPSFLGNLTQLFQLTMFENELEGSIPPNIGNCKNLQVMDISHNKLSGDIPSQVIGLSSFSLLLNLSQNSLTGILPAEVGKLKNINILDISYNNLTGGIPEIIGGCLSLEFLHLQGNHFQGIIPSSLSALRGLQYLDLSQNNLSGHIPKDLQWLPFLNYLNLSSNNLEGEAPKGGVFQNTSAISLNGNTKLCGGVSELQLPTCPIKVPKQRKLHGFKLKFTISLVAGCSLLFAVIIALYWRRKTQKNKPLSVVPSIKFLPKVSYHTLHQATGGFSLSNQIGSGGFGSVYKGIIDQEENNVVAIKVLNLKEKGASKSFMAECNALRNIRHRNLVKILTCCSSTDYNGNDFKALVFENMSNGSLEEWLHKENQSRSLNLLQRLNIVVDVASALCYLHDHCEPQIIHCDIKPSNVLLDDDMVAHVGDFGLARLISTITDSSQNQSSTVGVKGTIGYVAPEYASGVEPSRQGDVYSYGVFVLQMFTGRRPIDEMFKEGLNLHNFVKMAIPERVMEIVDPTLLATLEERAPTTSQNVVNYISGYNNEIEAVEENIDNEYLSKMNTYVWKCILPTLKIGLACSEESPRNRMSMEEVHRKLHHIKDACTGVDICQERPRRS; via the exons ATGGAGAGTTTCACATACCTTCATGTCATCCTTTTCATCAACTTTTTACAACTCACCACTGTTGTAAGTTCATTTGGCAATGAAACCGATCGCTTGGCTTTGCTAAAATTCAAAGATTGCATAGCCTCTGATCCAGATGGGCTGTTGAACTCATGGAATGACTCCGTTTATTACTGCAAATGGCCTGGAATTGCTTGTGGCAGACGGCATCAAAGAGTAACAGCCGTCTACCTACCACACGCTGCTTTGCACGGAACCATATCACCATACATTGGCAACCTCTCCTTTCTTAGGTTCATCAACCTTCAAAACAACAGCTTCTCTAGCAAGATTCCGCAACAAGTTGAACATTTATTCCGGCTCCGACATCTCAATCTCGATACCAACATGTTGGAGGGGGGAATTCCAGTCAACCTGACCTTCTGTGCGGAACTGAGCATCATAAATATTGGACGAAACCGCCTTACCGGCAAAATTCCTTCAGAGATTGGCTCATTgatgaagcttgtgtatcttgATTTTCAGATAAATAATCTGACAGGAGGCATCCCACCTTCATTGGGAAATCTTTCATCAATCACTGTACTTTTCATGGAAGAGAACAATTTGGTGGGCACTGTTCCAGAGGCGCTAGGCCGATTGAGAAGTCTATCAATCTTTGgaattggtctcaataatctctcTGGTTTGATCCCTCCCTCCCTTTTTAACATATCATCTATGAATGCCTTCTCAATTTCATATAATAAATTTAAGGGCAGTATTCCACGCCTCAACATGCCTAATCTCCAAATACTGTACCTTGCCGGAAATGAATTCTCTGGACAAATCCCAGCTTCACTGTCCAATGCTTCTCAGCTTCAAAAGCTTGATTTTGGGGAAAATAATTTTGTTGGCCAACTTCCCGTaagttttggaaattttccaaaTCTCCAGAGGCTCAGAATAACTAAGAATAATCTAGGAACTAATTCATCAAATGATTTGGGATTTATAACATCCTTGACAAATTGCAGCGATCTGTTGCAGCTTTCTCTGAGTAAAAACAATTTTGGAGGTGTTTTACCTAATTCTGTAGCCAATCTCTCAACCCAACTGACTCAACTCTACCTTGCAGGCAATCAAATAGAGGGAATGATTCCTGAAACATTAGAAAATCTTAGCAATTTAATAGTCTTGAGCTTGCAAGAAAACTTGTTCACAGGTACCATTCCAGCTTCTCTTGGGAAGTTACAAAAGCTGCAAATATTATATTTACATTCCAATAGATTATCAAGTCGGTTCCCATCTTTCTTAGGGAACCTCACCCAATTGTTTCAACTCACTATGTTTGAAAATGAATTAGAAGGAAGCATTCCTCCAAATATTGGTAACTGCAAAAATCTGCAGGTGATGGATATATCACACAATAAGCTTAGTGGAGATATACCATCACAGGTCATTGGTCtgtcctccttctctctcttgcTCAACTTATCACAAAACTCGCTTACTGGCATTCTGCCTGCGGAAGTGGGTAAGCTAAAGAATATCAATATACTGGACATCTCTTATAATAATTTGACCGGAGGAATTCCAGAAATTATTGGAGGCTGTCTGAGCCTTGAATTCCTTCACCTACAAGGGAACCACTTTCAAGGAATCATACCTTCTTCTTTGTCTGCTTTGAGAGGTCTTCAGTATCTAGATCTTTCACAAAATAACTTGTCAGGACATATTCCAAAAGACCTACAGTGGCTTCCATTCTTGAATTATTTGAACCTTTCGTCTAATAATCTGGAGGGTGAGGCACCGAAAGGAGGAGTTTTTCAAAATACAAGTGCAATATCATTGAATGGAAATACCAAACTTTGTGGTGGTGTTTCGGAATTGCAGCTACCAACATGCCCGATCAAAGTCCCAAAGCAGAGAAAGTTGCACGGCTTCAAACTAAAGTTCACAATTTCTTTAGTCGCTGGATGCTCTCTTCTGTTTGCAGTGATCATAGCTCTTTATTGGAGGAGAAAAACTCAAAAGAATAAACCGCTATCTGTAGTGCCATCAATCAAATTCCTTCCAAAGGTTTCATACCATACACTTCATCAAGCTACTGGCGGATTCTCTCTAAGCAATCAAATTGGATCAGGAGGTTTTGGCTCTGTATACAAAGGGATTAttgatcaagaagaaaacaatgtTGTTGCCATTAAGGTCCTCAACCTTAAAGAGAAAGGAGCTTCTAAGAGTTTCATGGCAGAATGCAATGCACTAAGAAATATCCGGCACAGGAACCTTGTGAAGATCTTAACATGTTGCTCCAGCACAGATTACAATGGTAATGACTTCAAAGCTCTAGTTTTTGAGAATATGTCAAATGGAAGTCTAGAGGAGTGGCTGCACAAAGAAAaccaatcaaggagtttgaacCTTCTTCAAAGActgaatattgttgttgatgtGGCTTCTGCGTTGTGTTATCTTCATGACCATTGTGAACCACAAATCATTCACTGCGACATTAAGCCGAGCAACGTTCttcttgatgatgacatggtTGCTCATGTTGGTGACTTTGGGTTAGCAAGACTCATCTCAACGATAACGGACTCCTCTCAAAATCAAAGTAGCACAGTTGGGGTAAAAGGAACAATTGGCTATGTTGCTCCAG AGTATGCGAGTGGTGTTGAGCCATCAAGACAAGGGGATGTATATAGTTATGGGGTGTTCGTGTTGCAAATGTTCACAGGAAGAAGACCTATCGACGAAATGTTTAAAGAGGGTTTGAACCTCCATAACTTTGTCAAGATGGCCATACCAGAAAGAGTGATGGAGATTGTAGATCCTACTCTTCTTGCCACTTTAGAAGAGAGAGCACCTACAACATCACAAAATGTAGTGAATTACATCAGTGGTTACAATAATGAAATCGAAGCAGTTGAAGAAAACATTGACAATGAATATTTAAGCAAGATGAACACTTATGTGTGGAAGTGCATACTTCCAACCCTTAAGATTGGACTTGCATGCTCGGAAGAATCACCAAGGAATAGAATGTCTATGGAGGAGGTCCACAGGAAGCTACACCATATAAAAGATGCTTGCACTGGTGTTGACATCTGTCAAGAAAGGCCAAGAAGAAGCTGA
- the LOC112182952 gene encoding LOW QUALITY PROTEIN: mucin-1-like (The sequence of the model RefSeq protein was modified relative to this genomic sequence to represent the inferred CDS: substituted 1 base at 1 genomic stop codon): MDIERKKKQTLSNYVSARRSGTEDGSGWQTTHKMQLRECRVSGQRGVWEELANPQPETAARSNLISNQSASSPGLNSSSSGIRRPSSSGGPGSRPATPTGRPTVTSAPKPSRSSTPTSRATLTKSTVSAAKPSVSTIKFAIPGTKSTIPATKSTIPSRFSTPSMSTARSSTPTSRPTVPPPKSVSRSSTPTRXPSMPSNTPSISAPTSKPSPSVSKPIPSATRNPVPSHGASPTVKSRPWKPSELPGFSMDAPPNLRTTLPDRPLSASRGRPGAPSSRSSSIEPGPPGRPRRKSCSPSRGRTPNGSTHISGSSIPPFKMVERVINMRKLAPPKHDDKQSPHGNHSGKSSSSPDSSGFGRSLSKKSLDMAIHHMDIRRSIPGNLRPLMTNIPASSMDSVRLGPARSRTVSVSDSPLATNSNDSSEVSVNNNGLCLDASGVEDDIGSERGGRSPASVHGR; this comes from the exons ATGGacattgaaagaaagaaaaagcagACTCTGAGCAACTACGTGAGTGCAAGGAGGTCTGGAACCGAAGATGGTTCAGGATGGCAGACAACCCACAAGATGCAACTGAGAGAGTGCAGGGTGTCTGGCCAAAGAGGAGTTTGGGAAGAA TTAGCAAACCCCCAGCCAGAGACTGCTGCTAGGAGCAACTTAATATCTAACCAATCAGCTTCTTCCCCTGGGTTGAATTCTTCAAGTTCAGGTATCCGGAGGCCCTCATCATCTGGGGGTCCAGGATCAAGACCTGCAACACCAACTGGACGCCCCACAGTGACTTCAGCTCCTAAACCTTCAAGATCGTCAACACCTACTTCTCGAGCAACACTAACCAAGTCCACGGTTTCTGCAGCCAAGCCCTCAGTTTCCACAATTAAATTCGCAATCCCTGGAACTAAATCCACAATTCCTGCAACTAAATCTACAATTCCCTCAAGATTCTCCACACCGTCAATGTCGACGGCAAGATCTTCAACACCAACTAGCAGACCTACCGTGCCCCCACCCAAATCTGTATCAAGATCATCAACACCAACTCGTTGACCGTCCATGCCATCCAATACACCTAGTATATCAGCTCCTACATCAAAGCCCTCTCCTTCAGTTTCGAAGCCTATTCCCTCAGCAACAAGAAATCCGGTGCCATCACATGGCGCATCGCCTACAGTGAAATCTAGACCATGGAAGCCCTCGGAATTGCCTGGTTTCTCGATGGATGCCCCACCAAATTTAAGGACAACACTTCCTGATAGACCACTTTCAGCTTCCAGAGGTAGGCCAGGAGCACCCAGCTCTAGATCTTCTTCCATTGAGCCTGGTCCTCCTGGAAGACCAAGAAGGAAATCATGCTCTCCTTCAAGAGGAAGGACTCCCAATGGCAGTACTCATATAAGCGGGAGCTCTATTCCTCCATTCA AAATGGTTGAGCGGGTAATAAATATGCGGAAACTGGCGCCCCCCAAGCACGATGACAAACAATCTCCTCATGGGAACCACTCTGGGAAGTCATCGTCATCCCCAGACAGTTCAGGCTTTGGTAGATCACTCTCAAAGAAATCCCTTGATATGGCTATACATCACATG GATATAAGGCGAAGCATTCCTGGTAATTTGCGGCCGTTGATGACAAATATTCCTGCATCCTCTATGGACAGTGTGAGATTAGGGCCTGCACGAAGCAGAACGGTTAGTGTTTCAGATTCTCCTCTTGCCACCAACAGTAATGATAGCTCTGAAGTCAGTGTAAACAACAATGGCCTTTGTTTAGATGCGAGTGGAGTAGAAGATGATATTGGCAGTGAGAGAGGTGGTCGATCTCCTGCCAGTGTGCATGGTAGGTGA